The DNA window ATTGTAGTAGGGATTTAAAAACATGCTGAGTAAAAATCCGTGGGCAGCATGTATCTGCACCCCATCAAAACCTGCATTTTTAACCCTTAAAGCAGCCTCACCAAAGGCCTGGGTCACTGCATTAATCTCATCTGTTGTCATTTCCTTTGGAACTGTACCTGTTGCCTTGTGTTTCACGGCTGATGGACCCCATTTTGTGCCGCCGTGTACAATTTGCATGATGATGTTTACTCTGTGCCCATGAACCTTTTCAATGAGTTCTTCATATTCCTGTATGAAACTATCGTTGTATATTCCGTTCATATTATGTGTGGGCTTGTCAAAATCCATCACATTTGAAAATCCTGTGATGATGGTTCCAACACCACCCTCTGCAAGTTTATGATAATGATGAATTAATTCCTGTGTTACATGACCTTCATCATCTGCAAGTCCTTCCCATATTGCTGAACAGATGAATCTATTCTTAAGTTCCATGCCTGATATTTCTGTTGTTTCAAAAAGACTTTTCATAAACCTAAAACCCCCTATTAGCATAAAATATTGATTGATAAATTTTCTAAGTTTTTTTCCGGGTACTACTTTTTAGCCATTCGAATCCCTAAGTTAAAGGCAGCTTCTTTGTCAACTGGAAACTGTTTGTCCCTGTGTTTGGCCTTGTGTTCAGGGTCAAATCTGTCTGCAACAACCTTTGAGTAATCCTTGAATTGGTAGGTGTCGTAGCTCATTAAAGCTTCAGACGATCCAAATAAGAGTGTTAGAAGTTGTTTGTTGGATTCAAACTGCATTTTGTAACCATAATCTTCTATCATTTCCTCGGGAATGTTCATGGTGTAGAGGAATGCTGAACTTATTTGTTTTGGGAACAGGGATTTTGGTGGTGTGGTGTAGGTGAAGCATGGAAATATCATCCTCTCCATGAATGACCTCATCTCCCCTGTTACCACTCCGAAATAAATGGGAGAACCTAAAATTAGTGCATCAGCAGCTTCAATCATTTCAAATACAGCTGTTAAATCGTCTTTTACGTTGCACCGGCCGTAAGATTTGCTTCCCTTTGTTTTGCAAGCGAAGCAACTTTTACATCCTTTGTACTCAAGATCGTAGAGATGTATTAATTCTGTTTCTGCACCCTCTGATTTTGCACCTTCCAGTGCCTTTTTTATCAGTTCTGCCGTGTTCCATTCCTTTCTTGGGCTGCCGTTTATTCCTATGATCTTCATATTGTTTTGACTCCTACAGTGTCTATATCTCTTACTTGGAACTTCAAATAAATTACTAAAAAAATAATCGTTTTGAGTAAAAAGATTATTAGCTATAAAATAATAAATTTATTGAAAAGAACCAAAAAAAATAGATGTTCATGAACTGGAATTTGTGAATTTGGTTTGATCTAAATAAAATGTTGATCATTACTCAATCCCATTATGATAAATTATTTGATCTGGTAAAAAAAATCTTTAATTGTAAAATTTAAGGTGTATACTTGGTGATTTTTTATGGATGAACAAGACGTTGAAGTATTATATAAACAGGCTCTCTCCTACATGGAGCAGGGAGATAAACAAATGGCAATAGAATTTTTTAACAAGGCCATTGCGATGGATCCAAATTACAGTCCAGCATGGAATGATAAGGGCATTGTACACATGGAACTCAAGGAGTTTGACGAAGCCTTCAAATGTTTTGACACTGCTATGAGGATCGATTCATCCAACAGCATGCCAGTTTACAACATGGGTTACGTCCTACTAATGCAGGAGAAGTATGAAGATGCTGTCCATGCCTTTGACATGTTTTTAGAACGTTACCCTGACGAGAAGAATGAATTTTACAAGTATGGACTCTACCTAAAGGCAGAGGCCCACTACAAACTGAAACAGTACGACCAAGCCAAAAATCTTTTAGATAAAGCAATAAAACGAGACAGAATATTTAAAGAAGCCCGGGATCTCATGATAAAAATCCTTCAGGATGAAAAAAATATCAAATCAACCAACTGAAAATAACATCCTATGAAGCTTCAATTTTTTCAATAACATCTTTTTTTTTCTTTAAACCTAAAGTAATGTTACCCTAGCTACAAATTGGAACTGGTTTTTCCATACAGCTTAAAAATCTATAGAAAAGGCTTGCAAATGGATATGGACCCTAAAATAGTCTGATAGCTTAAAACAAAAAACCACGATCAAAAATTAAATAATTGATGTTTTCAAATCAAAAAAAAGCAGGAAAATGTTAGAAAATAAAAATGAGGTAGGGGAAATCTCCCCAAGTTTTAATATGGGGAGAATT is part of the Methanobacterium lacus genome and encodes:
- a CDS encoding tetratricopeptide repeat protein; the protein is MDEQDVEVLYKQALSYMEQGDKQMAIEFFNKAIAMDPNYSPAWNDKGIVHMELKEFDEAFKCFDTAMRIDSSNSMPVYNMGYVLLMQEKYEDAVHAFDMFLERYPDEKNEFYKYGLYLKAEAHYKLKQYDQAKNLLDKAIKRDRIFKEARDLMIKILQDEKNIKSTN
- a CDS encoding flavodoxin family protein, translating into MKIIGINGSPRKEWNTAELIKKALEGAKSEGAETELIHLYDLEYKGCKSCFACKTKGSKSYGRCNVKDDLTAVFEMIEAADALILGSPIYFGVVTGEMRSFMERMIFPCFTYTTPPKSLFPKQISSAFLYTMNIPEEMIEDYGYKMQFESNKQLLTLLFGSSEALMSYDTYQFKDYSKVVADRFDPEHKAKHRDKQFPVDKEAAFNLGIRMAKK